The following are from one region of the Vibrio parahaemolyticus genome:
- a CDS encoding FecCD family ABC transporter permease, protein MMNQTKLMALLGLLLIASSLTLFVGAANLSAQQVFALLFSFSDSDFVIHQYRLPRMLLAIGVGAGLGLSGVLVQGVIRNPLASPDLMGISAGAGLAATACLVLYPNAPVAMLPMVAMAGGLLAAGFIAVLAYWSKPTPARLALIGVAVSAFLASGIDFLLIVHPIEINTAMVWLTGSLWGRNWQQVPFIWSALLLLLPLAFWLAWRLDVMGLGEESATTLGTKPRQIQILALIAAVLLASISVSVAGTISFVGLLAPHLARLLFGHNHKLLIPASATLGALLVICADGLARGLQPPIELPAGVLTSVIGAPYFIFLLYRYRGW, encoded by the coding sequence ATGATGAATCAAACCAAATTGATGGCACTGCTTGGGCTTTTGCTGATTGCATCGTCTCTCACGCTGTTTGTTGGCGCGGCGAATCTGTCGGCTCAACAGGTTTTTGCATTGCTGTTTTCTTTCTCTGATTCGGACTTTGTAATTCACCAATATCGACTGCCGAGAATGTTGCTCGCTATTGGCGTGGGCGCTGGATTAGGGCTATCAGGCGTTTTAGTGCAAGGAGTCATCCGTAATCCACTTGCCTCCCCAGATTTGATGGGGATAAGCGCAGGGGCAGGGCTGGCGGCTACCGCTTGCTTGGTGTTGTATCCGAATGCGCCGGTGGCAATGTTGCCGATGGTCGCTATGGCGGGAGGCTTGCTTGCCGCAGGCTTTATTGCAGTGTTGGCTTATTGGTCGAAGCCAACGCCTGCGCGCTTGGCGCTGATTGGCGTTGCTGTCAGCGCGTTTTTAGCCAGCGGTATCGACTTTCTTCTGATTGTGCACCCTATCGAAATCAATACGGCGATGGTATGGCTAACGGGCAGTTTGTGGGGACGAAACTGGCAACAAGTGCCATTTATTTGGAGTGCTCTATTGCTGCTACTGCCATTGGCGTTTTGGTTGGCTTGGCGGTTAGATGTGATGGGGCTGGGAGAAGAAAGTGCCACTACACTTGGCACGAAACCAAGACAGATCCAAATTCTTGCGTTGATTGCTGCCGTGCTATTGGCGAGCATCAGTGTGTCTGTGGCAGGCACAATCAGCTTTGTTGGCCTGCTTGCGCCGCATCTTGCGCGTTTGCTGTTTGGTCACAATCACAAGTTATTGATTCCTGCTTCTGCAACCCTTGGCGCGCTGTTGGTGATTTGCGCCGATGGTCTAGCGAGAGGCTTACAGCCACCAATTGAGTTGCCAGCGGGTGTGCTGACTTCTGTTATTGGCGCACCATATTTCATTTTTCTTTTGTATCGTTATCGAGGTTGGTAA
- a CDS encoding FecCD family ABC transporter permease, producing MALCTLSGYTASMIGWSNFSLSVNDLTSYWFAFDEGNMRHQIFATLRAPRAYAGLLIGASLAVSGVLMQGLTRNPLASPSILGINAGAACFMALASIGVPFFSQLNPIINAVLGALLSGGAVMLLGGFFSARSHPLRLVLAGIAISALLIGLTRASVILADDMAYSVLHWLTGSLSAVDSQQWQQLWPFATLGLVLAMGLARNLNLLALGDEVAVGLGGNIRLTRLISGLAVVLLAGTSVAIAGPIGFVGLLVPHLVRPIVGHNYHILIPVSALCGAALVTWSDALSRAIAFPAETPVGVITALLGTPCFIAIAMRKSS from the coding sequence ATGGCGTTGTGTACGCTGTCAGGCTATACCGCCTCAATGATTGGCTGGTCTAACTTTTCCTTGAGTGTTAATGACCTGACAAGCTATTGGTTTGCATTTGATGAGGGCAATATGCGGCATCAAATTTTTGCGACGTTGCGCGCTCCTCGCGCCTATGCGGGGTTATTGATTGGTGCTTCGCTTGCGGTATCCGGAGTGCTGATGCAAGGGTTAACTCGCAACCCTTTGGCGTCGCCATCCATTCTCGGCATTAATGCTGGTGCGGCGTGTTTTATGGCCTTGGCCTCCATCGGCGTACCATTCTTTAGTCAATTGAACCCAATCATCAACGCAGTACTCGGCGCGCTACTAAGTGGTGGTGCGGTCATGTTGTTGGGTGGTTTTTTCTCCGCGCGTTCTCACCCATTGCGTTTAGTGCTAGCGGGCATTGCCATCAGTGCACTGCTGATAGGGTTAACTCGTGCGTCGGTAATTTTGGCGGATGACATGGCTTACAGCGTGTTGCATTGGTTAACGGGTTCACTCTCTGCGGTAGATTCTCAGCAGTGGCAGCAACTGTGGCCTTTTGCGACTTTAGGTTTGGTGCTCGCCATGGGATTAGCGCGAAACTTAAATTTACTCGCGTTGGGGGACGAAGTTGCTGTCGGGTTGGGTGGTAACATTCGTCTTACGCGATTAATCAGTGGTTTAGCGGTTGTGCTGTTGGCGGGTACTAGCGTGGCGATTGCTGGGCCAATTGGCTTTGTCGGGTTGTTAGTGCCGCACTTGGTACGCCCGATTGTTGGTCACAACTATCACATTCTCATTCCGGTTTCCGCTTTGTGTGGCGCGGCATTGGTGACGTGGTCAGATGCTTTGTCACGCGCGATTGCCTTTCCGGCCGAAACGCCGGTGGGCGTGATTACCGCACTGTTGGGCACTCCTTGCTTTATCGCGATTGCAATGAGGAAATCATCATGA
- a CDS encoding Fe(3+) dicitrate ABC transporter substrate-binding protein FecB, protein MKNKKQFTIKHFSTVLLMLLSSALMSFSAFSQARSVQDEQGTFELEAIPQRVVVLEFSFVDALAAVDVSPVGVADDNDATRVIPAVRAKIEPWQSVGMRSQPSLEAIAVLKPDLIIADAERHRAIYQDLQRIAPTLLLKSRGETYQENLESAQKIGVAIGKQAQMTQRIELHKQTMAEFKQHFATQETIQFGVVSDKGMWLHSPVSYAGGVLSTLGIQSPLAPSERNAYIPTSFELLLKTNPDWLLVGLYSQPNIVDEWRRNPLFKLLTASKKQQLVEVSPELWSLNRGMLAAEEIARNLEALLERS, encoded by the coding sequence ATGAAAAATAAAAAACAATTTACGATCAAACACTTTTCAACCGTTTTGCTGATGCTGTTGAGCTCAGCTTTGATGTCATTTAGCGCATTTTCTCAGGCGCGCAGCGTGCAAGATGAGCAAGGCACTTTTGAGCTAGAAGCGATACCTCAACGTGTTGTGGTTTTAGAATTTTCGTTTGTCGATGCATTAGCGGCAGTCGATGTCTCACCGGTAGGCGTTGCCGATGACAACGATGCCACACGAGTCATCCCTGCTGTTCGTGCCAAGATCGAACCTTGGCAATCGGTCGGCATGCGCTCACAACCGAGTTTAGAGGCGATTGCGGTGCTCAAGCCTGATTTGATCATTGCCGATGCCGAACGTCATCGCGCGATTTATCAAGATTTGCAGCGAATTGCGCCAACTTTGCTGCTCAAAAGCCGTGGTGAGACATATCAAGAAAATCTCGAATCCGCACAAAAAATCGGCGTGGCAATTGGCAAGCAAGCGCAAATGACGCAACGAATCGAGCTGCACAAACAGACCATGGCGGAGTTCAAACAGCATTTTGCGACACAAGAAACCATTCAGTTTGGTGTGGTTTCCGACAAAGGGATGTGGCTGCATAGCCCGGTTTCTTACGCTGGTGGCGTTTTGAGCACTCTAGGCATCCAAAGCCCGCTGGCTCCATCTGAGCGCAATGCGTATATCCCAACCAGCTTTGAACTTTTACTAAAAACCAACCCTGATTGGTTACTAGTTGGACTTTACTCTCAACCAAATATCGTGGATGAATGGCGTAGAAATCCATTATTTAAGTTGCTAACTGCGTCGAAAAAACAACAACTGGTCGAAGTCTCTCCGGAACTGTGGTCGCTAAATCGCGGCATGTTGGCGGCGGAAGAAATTGCCCGCAATCTTGAAGCATTATTGGAGCGCTCATGA
- the pvuA gene encoding TonB-dependent siderophore vibrioferrin receptor PvuA, with protein MSYQNLDGKVRVRAGLSTTYSVLAIAIASATSMSAVAAPAAKNETTVMETVVVTGSVIGNSDIEDVKEYPGARTVITRDQIEKTAAGSIDNALQRVPGIKVQDESGTGVLPNISVRGLKASRSGHAQFLMDGVPLTLAPYGHTGQSIFPATLSMLDRIDIVRGGAAVQYGPNNVGGVINLVTKPIPHTWQTEISNRLTVFDGGDAPLNDFYLRTGGWLSDTFALQLEGNFLKGESFREHSDTDVKNFQAKAQWLLSDTQEIQAFLQRYDAETQMPGALSPQDYEQDRHQSKRPYDDYEGKSTRWSVKYIHDLPFADSAELEVLTFGHKSERLFKWGFNSAGGHWADPALPATDVRTSPREFTVYGIEPKMAMYFGEGKSVTQNWIVGTRYVNEDIDYKLTQTPIAGGATKVPRDWHLDTDAFAGYVSNEIGLFNDTLKVTPGLRVESVRMTFTDRGKKQTADNKVTEWLPGLTVAYNVTDQWVTYANAQKSLRAPQIAYIRGLGEEGSELAWNYEVGARYTQDATSFNAALYRIDFEDQLQWQSSTQTFDNIGKTLHQGLELSARYVPEVLPALSLGASYNYLDATLEEEGANKGNQLPYTSKHQLGWDATYAFYGMDTTLSGFYFSDSYTDNANTSAEDATGATGKVPSYMVWNFNLGTDLYKDDKGKLRMNVAVNNLFDEEYYFRGIDTSPVGRYPAPGRSYTLGLNYQF; from the coding sequence ATGTCTTACCAGAATTTGGATGGTAAAGTGCGTGTACGTGCTGGTTTGTCTACCACTTACAGTGTGCTCGCGATTGCTATCGCTTCTGCCACCTCCATGAGCGCAGTTGCCGCTCCTGCCGCAAAAAACGAAACCACCGTGATGGAAACGGTGGTTGTCACTGGCAGCGTGATTGGCAACTCTGACATTGAAGACGTCAAAGAGTACCCAGGTGCTCGTACCGTCATTACCCGTGATCAAATTGAGAAAACCGCAGCGGGTTCGATTGATAATGCGCTACAGCGCGTTCCGGGTATTAAAGTTCAGGATGAAAGCGGAACGGGCGTATTGCCTAACATTTCCGTACGTGGTTTGAAAGCAAGCCGCAGTGGTCATGCTCAGTTCTTGATGGATGGTGTGCCGCTAACGCTCGCGCCATACGGTCATACTGGTCAGTCTATCTTCCCAGCAACGCTATCGATGCTTGATCGTATTGACATTGTACGCGGTGGTGCCGCAGTGCAGTACGGCCCAAACAACGTCGGTGGTGTGATCAACCTAGTGACTAAACCGATTCCACACACTTGGCAAACTGAAATCAGCAACCGCCTTACCGTGTTTGACGGTGGTGATGCGCCGCTGAATGATTTTTACCTACGCACAGGTGGCTGGTTAAGCGACACATTCGCGCTGCAGTTGGAAGGTAACTTCCTAAAAGGCGAAAGCTTCCGTGAACATTCCGATACGGACGTGAAGAACTTTCAAGCTAAAGCACAGTGGCTACTGAGTGATACTCAAGAGATTCAAGCATTCCTGCAACGTTACGATGCTGAAACGCAAATGCCGGGCGCACTTTCGCCACAAGATTACGAGCAAGATCGTCATCAATCGAAACGCCCTTACGATGATTATGAAGGTAAGTCGACGCGCTGGAGTGTTAAGTACATCCACGATTTGCCATTTGCCGACAGTGCCGAGCTAGAAGTGCTAACGTTTGGTCACAAATCAGAGCGTCTTTTCAAGTGGGGCTTTAACAGTGCGGGTGGCCATTGGGCGGATCCGGCTCTGCCTGCGACGGACGTTCGTACCTCTCCACGTGAATTTACCGTGTACGGCATAGAGCCGAAAATGGCGATGTATTTTGGTGAAGGCAAATCCGTTACCCAAAACTGGATCGTGGGTACTCGTTATGTTAACGAAGACATTGACTACAAACTCACTCAGACTCCAATCGCTGGTGGCGCAACCAAAGTGCCGCGTGATTGGCATTTAGATACGGATGCGTTTGCTGGTTACGTCAGCAACGAGATTGGCTTGTTCAACGATACGTTGAAGGTAACGCCAGGGCTGCGTGTTGAATCGGTTCGTATGACGTTTACCGATCGCGGTAAAAAGCAAACGGCAGACAACAAGGTGACCGAATGGCTGCCGGGTTTGACGGTGGCATACAACGTGACCGATCAGTGGGTAACGTATGCGAACGCGCAAAAATCGCTTCGTGCGCCACAAATTGCCTACATCCGAGGCTTGGGTGAAGAAGGCAGCGAACTGGCTTGGAACTACGAAGTCGGCGCGCGTTACACCCAAGATGCGACCAGTTTTAACGCTGCACTTTATCGCATCGATTTTGAAGACCAACTGCAATGGCAAAGCTCAACGCAGACCTTCGATAACATCGGAAAAACACTTCACCAAGGTTTAGAACTTTCTGCTCGTTACGTGCCGGAAGTTCTACCTGCTCTGAGCTTGGGCGCAAGTTACAACTACCTCGATGCCACGCTTGAAGAAGAAGGTGCGAATAAAGGTAACCAGCTGCCTTACACCTCTAAACATCAACTTGGTTGGGATGCGACCTACGCGTTTTACGGCATGGACACCACGCTATCGGGCTTCTACTTCAGTGATTCGTATACCGATAACGCCAACACCAGTGCCGAAGACGCAACAGGTGCAACGGGCAAAGTGCCGTCTTACATGGTGTGGAACTTCAACTTAGGTACGGATTTATACAAAGACGACAAAGGCAAGTTACGCATGAATGTTGCAGTAAACAACTTGTTTGACGAGGAGTATTACTTCCGTGGGATTGATACCAGCCCAGTTGGTCGATACCCAGCTCCGGGACGCTCTTACACACTGGGTCTGAACTATCAGTTTTAA
- a CDS encoding TonB-dependent receptor: MNKLLTLTPLAVAIGSSLVVPSAVASEETNSTPSATETIQVYGHQYEGYAEHMPQSGTKTDVEWLDVPQAVSVVTKTEMQDRGAVRLVDALDGVAGVNNTLGEGSRDQFMIRGFDSLNDMYRDGMRDDGTLQSYRSLANVERVEIVKGPAGALYGRGSAGGIINLVTKRANGDNFTHVKGSVGSNSQYVGQVDSSMAFSDKVNGRINLEYRQADSYVDHVDSNDFFIAPTIRVLPADGHTIDIDVEYAHQELVPYRGVPSKNGKPVDLSVSTYFGGTNDYQESDSLRVAVDYEWRLNDQWVWNNRAAFNHIELEQKGTRQGKVTGNEVSQTVNNFGYDPRTTTTLQSELIWETNDNQLMLGADFNQIDIDLTLASDKTLPPQNIYNPVVGPTPDPGFKPFRDNTTTTTGVYVQDVYTWGDLSVIGNVRYDSMDLEQQKAGSGKEKLDDDKVSYRAGLVYRINYDTSVYASLARSWQLPYAGIYINPKLAEFFHTDLKEVGAKAYLLDNALMLNAALFQIDQEQPQTNVDGDVIDKIEVRHQGIELEARGQITKQWDISVGYSYLDAEDKATGKKPNDVSDHLFSLWSTYQLDDNWRLGGGVKYVGDRYAGNDEAVALGDYTTVDLMAAYTTGRHKIQANAYNILDEKYILGATNGTSGLNQIGYGAPAEFMLSYGYQF; the protein is encoded by the coding sequence ATGAATAAATTATTGACCCTGACCCCTTTGGCGGTCGCGATTGGTTCTTCACTAGTGGTACCAAGCGCAGTGGCTTCAGAAGAGACAAACTCAACCCCATCGGCAACCGAAACCATTCAAGTCTACGGACACCAGTACGAAGGTTACGCTGAACATATGCCTCAATCGGGCACCAAAACGGACGTCGAGTGGCTTGATGTGCCGCAAGCGGTCTCGGTGGTGACCAAAACAGAAATGCAAGATCGCGGCGCGGTGCGCTTAGTGGATGCGTTAGATGGGGTGGCTGGGGTCAATAACACCTTGGGTGAAGGCAGCCGCGATCAGTTCATGATCCGTGGTTTTGATTCACTCAATGATATGTACCGTGACGGCATGCGGGACGACGGTACGTTGCAGTCTTACCGCAGTTTGGCGAACGTTGAGCGCGTTGAAATTGTGAAAGGCCCGGCAGGCGCGCTGTATGGCCGTGGCTCGGCAGGTGGCATCATCAACTTGGTGACGAAGCGCGCTAACGGCGATAACTTCACCCACGTAAAAGGCAGTGTGGGCAGCAACAGCCAGTATGTTGGTCAAGTCGACAGCTCAATGGCATTTTCTGACAAGGTCAACGGACGTATTAACTTGGAATACCGTCAGGCCGATTCTTACGTCGATCATGTTGATTCGAACGATTTCTTCATCGCGCCGACCATTCGCGTGTTGCCAGCGGACGGTCACACGATTGATATTGACGTTGAATACGCCCATCAAGAATTAGTGCCATATCGTGGTGTGCCATCAAAAAATGGCAAGCCAGTTGATTTGTCAGTGAGTACTTACTTTGGTGGCACGAACGATTATCAGGAGTCGGACAGTCTTCGCGTTGCAGTGGACTACGAATGGCGTTTGAACGATCAATGGGTATGGAACAACCGAGCGGCGTTCAACCATATCGAACTTGAGCAAAAAGGCACGCGTCAGGGCAAAGTGACGGGTAATGAAGTGTCTCAAACCGTGAATAACTTTGGCTACGACCCTCGTACTACGACCACTTTGCAATCTGAGCTGATTTGGGAAACCAACGACAATCAATTGATGTTGGGTGCGGATTTCAACCAAATTGATATTGACCTGACGTTGGCAAGTGATAAAACGCTTCCTCCGCAAAATATCTACAACCCAGTTGTGGGCCCAACACCCGATCCGGGCTTCAAACCATTCCGTGACAATACCACCACAACCACGGGTGTGTACGTGCAAGATGTGTACACGTGGGGCGACCTTTCTGTGATCGGTAATGTGCGTTACGACTCGATGGATCTCGAACAACAAAAAGCGGGTTCAGGTAAGGAAAAATTGGACGATGACAAAGTCAGCTATCGCGCTGGTTTGGTATACCGCATCAATTACGACACCTCCGTTTACGCCAGTTTAGCGCGCTCTTGGCAGTTGCCGTACGCAGGCATCTACATCAATCCAAAGTTGGCGGAATTCTTCCATACAGACCTAAAAGAAGTGGGGGCGAAAGCGTACCTGCTGGATAACGCATTAATGTTGAATGCGGCACTGTTCCAGATCGACCAAGAGCAGCCACAAACTAACGTAGACGGCGATGTCATCGACAAAATTGAAGTACGTCACCAAGGCATTGAGCTAGAAGCTCGCGGCCAAATCACCAAACAGTGGGATATCTCTGTTGGTTACAGCTACTTGGACGCAGAAGACAAAGCCACAGGTAAAAAGCCGAATGATGTGTCAGACCACTTGTTCTCCCTTTGGAGCACTTACCAATTGGATGACAACTGGCGTTTGGGTGGCGGCGTGAAATACGTGGGCGACCGTTATGCAGGTAACGACGAAGCCGTCGCACTTGGCGATTACACCACGGTGGATTTGATGGCGGCGTACACCACTGGTCGTCACAAGATCCAAGCGAACGCTTACAACATTTTGGATGAGAAATACATTCTTGGCGCAACAAACGGCACGTCTGGCCTAAACCAGATTGGCTACGGCGCACCAGCCGAGTTCATGCTTAGCTACGGATACCAGTTCTAG
- a CDS encoding ATP-grasp domain-containing protein, whose translation MKSTMIIVSHVVNDAVTHGFVPAAKAMDLHVVLITDHKLSHLELASRDSHFNPDAILECDVFNPLEIIETITENELKPDAIFSNSDHLQTSTAICAQFFGLPAKDWSVTLKAKNKHLTRQVLNEKALPNTQSCLLHRHSNVALGMAFPVVAKPKEGVASLDVQRCDSQSELDAYCDAFWQKHPNAAFLVEQFLQGPLVTLETLGDGERLIAVGGFDVSLSEPPYFIETAADWNGPNGIAHREACLAQLKAFGVGFGVCHSEFIITENGPVLVEINYRSIGDGREFLLNNLAHFGWFSTILGLHLGRRLDGDYQIHGSAHVHYVVAEHSGVIDGDSTSFIQHDGDVITQQQVLKTAGELFQQSYSNKDYLARISIVSPSGRNLDQALQNALNNFNLAPTREVAA comes from the coding sequence ATGAAATCTACGATGATTATCGTAAGTCATGTCGTTAATGATGCAGTCACTCACGGCTTCGTGCCTGCAGCTAAAGCGATGGACCTCCACGTCGTTCTTATCACCGATCACAAGCTCAGCCATTTAGAGCTGGCAAGTCGTGATAGTCACTTTAATCCGGATGCCATTCTAGAGTGCGATGTCTTCAATCCCTTGGAGATCATCGAAACCATCACTGAGAATGAGTTAAAACCCGACGCTATTTTCAGCAATAGTGATCACTTACAAACTTCCACCGCCATCTGCGCACAATTTTTTGGTCTACCGGCCAAAGATTGGTCTGTCACGTTAAAGGCCAAAAACAAACACTTAACTCGACAAGTGTTGAATGAAAAAGCCCTACCCAACACACAAAGCTGTTTGCTGCACCGCCATTCGAATGTGGCATTAGGCATGGCCTTCCCTGTCGTAGCAAAACCCAAAGAAGGCGTGGCGAGTTTGGATGTGCAGCGCTGTGACTCCCAAAGCGAGCTCGACGCATACTGCGATGCGTTTTGGCAAAAACACCCAAACGCCGCCTTTCTGGTGGAGCAATTCCTTCAAGGGCCTTTGGTTACGCTCGAAACTCTGGGAGATGGTGAGCGCCTTATCGCCGTGGGCGGTTTTGATGTGTCGCTCTCTGAACCGCCTTACTTTATCGAAACAGCCGCAGACTGGAACGGACCAAACGGCATTGCTCACCGAGAAGCTTGTTTGGCTCAACTGAAAGCGTTCGGCGTTGGCTTTGGAGTTTGCCACAGCGAATTTATCATCACGGAAAACGGCCCAGTTCTGGTGGAAATCAACTATCGCAGCATTGGAGATGGTCGCGAATTCTTACTCAACAATCTCGCTCACTTCGGTTGGTTTAGCACAATTTTGGGTCTGCATTTGGGCCGAAGATTGGACGGCGATTACCAAATTCATGGCTCAGCACACGTGCACTATGTGGTTGCGGAACACAGTGGTGTTATTGATGGAGATTCGACCTCCTTCATCCAACACGATGGCGATGTCATCACCCAGCAACAGGTACTAAAAACCGCGGGAGAACTCTTCCAACAGAGTTATTCAAACAAGGATTATCTCGCCCGAATTTCGATTGTCTCGCCATCGGGGCGAAACCTCGACCAAGCACTGCAGAACGCGCTTAACAATTTCAATCTAGCTCCGACTCGCGAGGTGGCAGCATGA
- a CDS encoding IucA/IucC family protein, whose translation MNHNALYLTQRLIDTCLREDMFGILSNAKFSSAAPKGVIVPQREQVWLTFDNPDFTLYLPVVPTYYMQHWCYGQTNGQAPQGWWVEKNGQVEHQQHYQEWIALLTTLAHESSHELLAGYLQELECAEKHKALCDQAFRHHADHISQPISELGSWHQKLLLADQIASYLDHPYYPTARAKFGLSDEDLAKYAPEFAQSFALHWIAIEKSLVTLTSEQPDCWPTMEQVGLPADFALSHVLFPAHPLTLRSLEALPEGMIEAPFTYLDVTPTLSVRTVVVNDAPHIHIKVPLIMRSLGTKNIRLIKPSTVYDGHWFERLLSHLEQTDADLNSRLFHCSEKHGGHVGEDKTFAYIVREYPLTHCEDKALVPVAALASPMPDDRLFLEHLAEQYYQQDTLAWFQDYVDLLCQVHLTLWLRYGIALESNQQNAIVAFDQQGKMTLAMKDNDAARIWPERFHFATEHAAQKHVAGTTPVDCDELLDQRIKVDNELALGQMFTTITLQLDIAAIVEAMAAKGIASSASLYAIVAKSIAEQLNRLEGEGLETKLARELLQEAPDLYAKYLLSSGSLLSKEASGASDINKFYGLSAPNFLLLSSEEAQRAYLEAIKKSVR comes from the coding sequence ATGAATCACAACGCTTTATACCTAACCCAACGATTGATCGATACTTGCCTGCGCGAAGACATGTTTGGCATTTTATCGAACGCCAAGTTCAGTAGCGCCGCACCAAAAGGGGTTATTGTTCCTCAACGCGAGCAAGTCTGGCTAACCTTTGATAATCCGGATTTCACGCTCTATTTACCTGTTGTGCCAACGTATTACATGCAGCATTGGTGTTACGGCCAAACCAATGGCCAAGCGCCGCAAGGTTGGTGGGTGGAGAAAAATGGCCAAGTCGAGCATCAGCAGCATTATCAAGAGTGGATTGCGCTACTAACGACATTGGCGCATGAGAGCTCTCACGAATTGTTGGCGGGATATCTTCAAGAACTGGAATGCGCAGAGAAACACAAAGCACTGTGTGACCAAGCGTTTCGTCACCACGCCGACCACATTTCTCAACCAATATCCGAGCTTGGTTCTTGGCATCAAAAACTGCTGCTAGCCGACCAGATCGCTTCTTACCTTGACCACCCGTACTATCCAACTGCGCGTGCGAAGTTTGGTCTGAGCGATGAAGACCTTGCTAAGTACGCGCCCGAGTTCGCACAAAGCTTTGCTCTGCATTGGATTGCGATTGAAAAATCACTGGTGACATTAACCAGCGAACAACCTGATTGCTGGCCGACGATGGAGCAAGTGGGGCTTCCTGCTGATTTTGCACTGAGCCACGTACTGTTCCCTGCGCATCCGCTCACCCTTCGCTCTTTAGAAGCCTTACCCGAAGGCATGATAGAAGCGCCGTTTACGTACCTAGACGTGACGCCAACGCTTTCCGTTCGTACTGTGGTAGTCAACGACGCGCCGCATATTCACATCAAAGTTCCGCTGATCATGCGATCGCTAGGCACGAAAAACATTCGTTTAATCAAGCCTTCAACAGTGTATGACGGCCACTGGTTTGAACGCCTACTCAGCCACCTTGAACAAACGGACGCCGACTTAAACAGTCGCTTGTTCCATTGCAGCGAAAAGCACGGTGGACACGTCGGCGAGGATAAAACCTTCGCGTACATCGTACGTGAGTACCCACTTACTCATTGCGAAGACAAAGCGTTAGTTCCGGTTGCAGCACTGGCAAGCCCAATGCCTGACGACCGCTTGTTCTTAGAACATTTGGCGGAGCAGTACTATCAACAAGATACGCTGGCGTGGTTCCAAGATTACGTCGACCTTCTTTGCCAAGTGCACCTCACCTTGTGGCTTCGTTATGGCATCGCATTGGAGTCCAACCAGCAAAACGCCATCGTTGCATTTGATCAACAGGGCAAAATGACGCTCGCGATGAAAGACAACGACGCGGCGCGAATTTGGCCTGAGCGCTTCCACTTTGCTACAGAGCATGCTGCCCAAAAACACGTCGCAGGAACAACTCCCGTGGATTGTGATGAACTGCTCGACCAACGCATCAAAGTCGACAATGAATTGGCGCTCGGTCAGATGTTTACCACCATCACATTACAACTGGATATTGCAGCGATTGTAGAAGCCATGGCAGCGAAGGGCATTGCCTCTTCAGCATCGCTTTACGCCATCGTGGCCAAAAGCATTGCTGAGCAACTCAACCGATTGGAAGGCGAAGGGTTAGAAACAAAACTGGCACGCGAGTTACTGCAAGAGGCACCTGATTTATACGCCAAGTACTTGTTGAGTTCTGGCAGTTTGCTCTCGAAAGAAGCCTCCGGCGCGAGTGACATCAATAAGTTCTATGGTTTGTCGGCTCCGAACTTCTTGCTGCTTTCTAGCGAAGAAGCGCAACGCGCCTACTTAGAAGCCATCAAAAAAAGCGTACGTTAA